A single Lactuca sativa cultivar Salinas chromosome 8, Lsat_Salinas_v11, whole genome shotgun sequence DNA region contains:
- the LOC111876375 gene encoding putative F-box protein At3g16210 translates to MKYMKKVASPVDMEKLPGDVLSNIFIRLLAKQLAQMRLVCKTWNALLSESSFIKYHLLHSIHNNNKKDEILLFFQKAVFPDFYSGRLGPLTARSTRSPRLELTDLTKLEFPINPQHEDPLIDVIGCVNGLICFSYATERDYNYFIRIWNPSLSVSLTLPPSPFSYNSCYHLGFGFDPKTDDYKVVNLAGFHQKPTQQQCEVYSMKKGSWELISQKVPSHIKGFIHQNEVCLNGHIHWLCVTDLELWPRPQTILTFDLSAMTYGEIPLPESMLPLHDHRYRFNVLGVLSEKLCLMSRISYGQCDVWVMDDDDDSWVKHHVFSQFSDRITPYGFTSHEEFFFQVDEGCRFALYDPNAAKIKIFKIEMRDPLDSLIIFKYVDSLVWIARCSVS, encoded by the coding sequence ATGAAATACATGAAGAAAGTAGCTTCACCAGTTGACATGGAGAAGCTCCCAGGCGACGTTTTATCAAATATATTCATCCGCTTGTTAGCGAAACAGCTTGCTCAAATGAGACTCGTGTGTAAAACTTGGAATGCTCTCTTGTCTGAATCCTCCTTTATAAAATATCACCTCCTTCATTCAATCcataacaacaacaagaaggatGAGATTCTCTTGTTCTTTCAAAAGGCAGTTTTTCCTGACTTTTATTCTGGTCGTCTGGGTCCATTAACGGCACGCTCCACTCGTTCTCCCCGTCTCGAACTCACTGATTTAACCAAACTTGAATTCCCAATTAATCCCCAACATGAAGATCCTTTGATTGATGTCATTGGGTGTGTGAATGGCTTAATATGCTTTTCTTACGCAACAGAGCGTGATTATAATTATTTCATTCGCATATGGAATCCTTCTCTCTCGGTGTCGTTAACTCTCCCCCCATCTCCTTTTTCCTACAATTCATGTTACCATCTGGGGTTCGGTTTTGATCCCAAAACCGATGATTACAAAGTTGTCAATCTTGCAGGCTTTCACCAAAAACCAACACAACAACAATGTGAGGTTTATAGCATGAAAAAGGGTTCATGGGAGTTAATATCTCAAAAAGTTCCTTCCCACATCAAAGGTTTCATCCACCAGAACGAGGTTTGTTTAAATGGCCATATTCATTGGCTTTGTGTTACTGATTTGGAGCTTTGGCCACGACCGcagaccatattgacatttgaTTTGAGTGCAATGACATACGGTGAGATACCTCTTCCAGAGTCTATGCTGCCACTACATGACCATCGATACCGCTTTAATGTGTTGGGAGTTTTGTCCGAAAAGCTTTGTTTGATGTCGCGCATTAGTTATGGTCAATGTGATGTGTGGGTGATGGATGATGACGATGACTCATGGGTGAAACATCATGTCTTTTCCCAGTTTAGTGATCGTATAACTCCATATGGATTCACATCACACGAGGAGTTCTTTTTTCAAGTTGACGAAGGTTGTCGTTTTGCTTTGTATGATCCAAATGCAGCCAAGATTAAAATCTTCAAGATTGAGATGAGAGACCCACTTGATAGCTTAATAATTTTCAAATATGTGGATAGTCTTGTTTGGATAGCAAGATGCTCAGTTTCTTAG